In Engraulis encrasicolus isolate BLACKSEA-1 chromosome 2, IST_EnEncr_1.0, whole genome shotgun sequence, the sequence ATTGATCTATGATCGTATTGGTCGGTGTTGGTCATATTAATCATCACTGTCTTACTGTgtaaatgtttcttttttgttgtcttgttctctcattctcttatgtatgtacagtgtgttactgttctttctttctttctttctttctttctttctttctttctttctttctttctttctttctttccctgttCCTGTATTGTCAGTCTTATTCCCTATCTTGATCCTCTCTCTGTGATTTTGTTAGTCTGTCACTCACTTTCTCAGTATGACATGTAATTTAAAACTTCAGGAAACgcgcccccctctccccctcccctgagAGGCCATTTCCATACGCTAGTCATGGCAGCCCCTCCCTCATACACATCTCTGGAGTTTCTGTTGTCTCTCATGGGGGTCCTGAGGGACGTCCTCAACCACATGGCTTTTTTTGCAGAGCTTGCATACATCCGTTAGTTTCATGCAGCACatggtgagtgtgtgcttgtgtgtgtccgtgcgtgtgtgcatacagtacttgtgtgcgtgtgtgcatgtttgtgtgcgtgcttgcatgtgtgcgtgtgtgcatgtttgtgtgcgtgcttgcatgtgtgcgtgcatgcatgctcgtttgcgtgtgtgcttgtgtgtgtgtgtgcgtgcgtgcgtgtgtgtgtgtgtgtgtgtgagagagagagagagagagagagagagagagagagagagaatttgaatgtataaaatcctttatttacaaagatacattttacattatgcAGTTAAAACCACACTCCACCCAAAAGCAGGTGgccttaaaaaataaataagaagtcTATTCTAAACATCGTCcaaatgtcagagagagagagagagagagagagagagaaagagagatatctcGATTGTGGTGTTATTTACAAAGATGTCCTGTCCTGCGGAGGAGGGATTGTCCCCACATGTCCCCTTGTCTCTTGTGCTCTAGTTAGGACACACGCGCTGCATTCCAGTTACACAAGACAGGGTAAGCACTGACaaggacacgaacacacacaacaccactgtTCACTAGTTAGGCAAAGGCTATGGAGAATGGACATCAGTACtgtagtgtagagcagtgtttcccaaccttttttgagccagggcacactttttcccctcaaaaaatctcgcggcacaccaccaaccaaaaattatgaaataatgaaaacaaattatagtagccgcctaacaatataggcctagtcattcttataaaagtgtcttgaatagcaatcaaatgaACACGTTTTTTTATCACCTTTTAAatgtcctctttcaaataaaaagtgcacttaatatgTCCAATTCTTAAGGAAgctaaacttcaaagtaggcctaggcgtattatttacaaattgttattctgtccaaaggcattctatttgcaggaatacagaaaataatgcttattctgacagcagcaatgttaggaaagatttcactgttacaatatgaatatgcatgtttaataggcctatcaatctctgttcaatgccttgccaaatagaacgttttctctgattgcgtctccatccacaaaacgcacattggccaggagttgcgcatgtccactaatatcagcctcgtcaagttgcaacgcaaatttctcacggatacggatcttttccaaaaccaaactttcgatgtcagcagacatgtcatcaatgtctggaaattgtgttatttgagagagggactttggctatttatttCAGGTCCAAGCTTGCCATtcacaatggctttgcaggcaggtaatattagcgtctctaccaccactgtgtgacttttttgatttagctaagttcagctacgtggtaccTAGCTTTAAGGGTTCTGTCGTTtgccttttttccctcataaatgttgcttggttctctgttttcttacgcaggccaacaaaatagtctgcactcttgttttgtgaagggtgtttcgtttacataccaagcacaatggaatcggtgccgttgcatcccacgtacaagtaccggtagtcctaaatccaaactctctttgtattgactcgagctcacggcatttgccttcatttgacagctactacaatgcaattcgctacctgctgccacctagtgataaggaattattacatgattaggacgccagtcaacagcagacacttatgacataggcctaggcattatttgctgataataatgaattcgtttttttttcttttcttttttttttttgaaaacaagaattttccacggcacacctgacaatctctcacggcacactagtgtgccgcggcacagtggttgggaaacactggggtagAGTTGTCAGCAAAGTTTTAGAATGTTGGACCTACTATGGCGCCGCTAACgtctaccaaagattctctgttctaaatttaagcattaagaacgtctctgcgTCTACTACgcagccgacccaggttcgattccggaccgggtcctttgccgacccttccccgtctctctctcccaactcgcttcctgtcaccaccttcacagtCCAGTCTTATAAAACTagaaataaaggcttgaaaagcccctaAAACACTATTTCATTTCCAAAAGCTCATGTGTTGTATAAATGTGAAGATGCGGTTATTTGTGTTCTGTGTCTGTACCATTAAGTCTATTGTGCAGTGTGTGGGATTTGTGACAAATCCAATGTTCCGGTAAGTGTAGCTGTCGATGCCATCGGGACAACATACAGTACTACGCATTGCAAGGAAAAACATATCGAACATTCATCGATACCAAACACTATCTCCATGGTCAACAAGCAATGGAGAAGCTGGAAAAAGTGTCTGGGAATGGTTTGCcttgtatatgatgtgtatgctgggaagggTGACAAGAGGGAGGAGACATGTAGCcccttatttttttaaagtaatttttggtggcttttcaagcctttatttttagtttttttatacgacaggacaggaaaggttgtgacaggaaatgagttgggtgAGAGAGACCGGGAAGGATCGGTAAAGGGCCCGGGTGGGAATCGGACCAGGGTCGGCCACGCAGTAGACGAGTTCCCTACCGTTAGCACCACGGTAGATGCAGCTCCTTAATGCACaacgttccaccagtggagcgctgTCATACTCCCTGAAAAAAACTTTACttagcactacaccactacactaccTCTACATGACAGTGCAGTGTCTTACTGGGATAATGATCTATGTAGGTTATGTATTTATGTTGTGTGCAATGGAATGAGTTTCATGTCCATACATGTTTTTATACAGTCACACCAGAGACACATTTCATGCTGGTATGACAATAGAGTCTCCGTATTCTATTGCAGATGACAAGGAGGCCCAGGGCACTGATGCCTCACATCCTGCTGCCCTTGCTGCCACCCCACCAGTACCAGAGGGACTTCCTTCTCCAGCAGGCCTCCCTGCCAACGGGCACCACCACCCGCACCACctttaccaccaccactaccaccgccCGTCCCCCACCCACAGCAGTAGCAGCTATCAGCACAGGGCCACGGAGGTGGGGCGTAGTAGCAGGGAGGAAGACACCTGTAATGTGGGACTCAGTGGCTACTGCAgcaacaccacctcctccccctcctcctcctccacctcctcctcctcacaccacGTGTGCAACGGAAACAGCCGAATTGAGGGGGGCATCCCACTTCCTGCCACCGAGCTGGGGGGCGCTGCCCTGGTGACCACCAAGACTGTGCAGTATGCTGCctactgagggtgtgtgtgtgtgtgtgtgtgtgtgtgtgtgtgtgtacgtgtgtg encodes:
- the LOC134459328 gene encoding alpha-2C adrenergic receptor-like — encoded protein: MAQKRCPAGSKWDSLTLNCVHPRKLLPPKPFSGIPPVLQPATVAPTEAIPAAITVSVWVCVAVAMSGFILVILLLFVWRRLPSHSPKTDDKEAQGTDASHPAALAATPPVPEGLPSPAGLPANGHHHPHHLYHHHYHRPSPTHSSSSYQHRATEVGRSSREEDTCNVGLSGYCSNTTSSPSSSSTSSSSHHVCNGNSRIEGGIPLPATELGGAALVTTKTVQYAAY